The Clostridiaceae bacterium HFYG-1003 genome includes a window with the following:
- the istA gene encoding IS21 family transposase, with amino-acid sequence MASKIKVKTILELRSKNLSRNQIADLRGMSRNSVSQVIKIANELGIKYSDVADKDPESVYKLFFPDRHSTESIYGQPDYEYIHGELKRVGVTLKLLWQEYQTKCAAESTISMGYTRFCKGYADHTEANMITSHLVHKPGHNVEVDWSGSTMQYVNPTTGEIIKVHLFASTLPYSQYSYVEPTMDMKQTTWLRCHVHMFEYFNGVPLRITCDNLKTGVIKHPKEGDIILNEEYDALAQHYMTTVMPARVRRPRDKPSIESTVGDIATAVIAKLRNRKFTSFEELRQDVWLALEEYNVADFQKREGSRIKVFLEEEQRYLHRLPDIPYETAEWVYSRSIGLNSHVVYAKNYYSCPFQYFGKKVDLRITDMQLAIYCNNQRIQTHPKFPAYVTNKYSTHEEDMPEKLKYTEWDDVRIKQWAVKIGPSTRQVVDLIFSMVKIKEQGYNSSLSVLRLTKSYSEARLETACELALTKVRVPRYHHLKAILSANQDVLYSNGKQSAQAPEVAPKGYVRGAEYYRGRNK; translated from the coding sequence ATGGCCAGTAAAATCAAAGTCAAAACCATCTTGGAGCTACGATCCAAGAACTTATCTCGAAATCAGATTGCTGATCTTCGTGGAATGTCGCGTAATTCAGTGTCGCAAGTCATCAAGATTGCCAATGAGCTTGGTATCAAGTATTCGGACGTCGCAGATAAGGATCCAGAGTCAGTATACAAGCTCTTCTTTCCTGACAGGCATAGCACGGAGTCGATTTATGGGCAACCCGATTACGAGTATATCCATGGAGAGTTAAAGCGAGTTGGCGTCACCTTAAAGCTTCTGTGGCAGGAGTACCAGACTAAGTGCGCAGCAGAATCGACTATATCTATGGGCTACACTCGATTTTGCAAAGGTTATGCAGACCACACAGAGGCCAACATGATAACCAGTCATCTGGTCCACAAACCTGGACATAATGTTGAAGTTGATTGGTCCGGATCTACGATGCAGTATGTAAACCCTACAACCGGAGAGATCATCAAAGTCCATCTATTTGCCAGCACCTTGCCCTATAGCCAATATAGCTATGTTGAACCCACCATGGACATGAAGCAGACCACCTGGCTGAGGTGTCATGTCCACATGTTTGAATATTTTAATGGAGTGCCGCTTCGGATTACCTGCGATAATTTGAAGACGGGGGTAATTAAACACCCTAAAGAAGGTGATATCATCCTCAATGAAGAATATGATGCACTGGCCCAGCACTATATGACCACAGTAATGCCCGCTAGAGTTCGTAGGCCACGTGATAAGCCTAGCATTGAAAGCACAGTGGGTGATATCGCCACTGCGGTCATCGCTAAACTTAGGAATCGAAAATTCACCTCTTTTGAGGAACTCAGGCAGGACGTCTGGTTAGCTCTGGAAGAATACAATGTTGCTGATTTTCAAAAGCGCGAGGGTAGTCGGATCAAAGTATTCCTGGAAGAAGAGCAGCGGTACTTGCACCGTCTTCCTGACATTCCTTATGAAACAGCTGAATGGGTATACAGTCGCTCGATCGGATTAAACTCTCACGTGGTATATGCTAAAAACTACTACTCATGTCCCTTCCAATACTTTGGAAAAAAAGTGGATTTGAGGATCACTGACATGCAGCTGGCCATTTACTGCAACAACCAGCGGATCCAAACGCATCCGAAATTTCCAGCCTATGTCACAAACAAATATTCAACCCATGAAGAGGACATGCCTGAAAAGCTTAAGTATACCGAGTGGGACGATGTGCGCATAAAGCAGTGGGCGGTTAAAATCGGGCCATCCACAAGGCAAGTTGTTGATTTGATCTTCTCGATGGTAAAAATCAAAGAACAGGGATATAATTCTTCCCTGTCCGTTCTTCGTCTCACCAAAAGCTACTCAGAGGCTAGGCTGGAGACCGCCTGTGAACTAGCACTGACTAAAGTCAGGGTTCCACGTTACCACCATCTTAAAGCAATCCTGTCAGCCAATCAAGACGTTCTATACTCAAACGGTAAACAGAGCGCTCAAGCTCCTGAAGTTGCTCCGAAAGGCTATGTACGAGGAGCCGAATACTACAGAGGGCGAAACAAATGA
- a CDS encoding transposase, with the protein MKGEILSGKRNPDHETFYKKYFEVTDTPVRGIKVTVKEDVVKQTKRYFGFFALMTNEKMDAITALTLYRNKDLVEKAFGNIKERLNLRRLLVSSEKSLDGKLFVAFVALIYLSYLKKQMQDKGMFKDYTMQSLLDKLDVIECFENPGHDLRVGEILNKQRLIYEFMGVETPS; encoded by the coding sequence ATGAAGGGGGAAATCCTAAGCGGAAAACGTAATCCCGATCATGAGACGTTCTACAAGAAATACTTTGAAGTGACAGATACCCCGGTAAGGGGCATTAAAGTTACCGTGAAAGAAGATGTGGTCAAACAGACGAAGCGCTATTTTGGATTCTTTGCGCTGATGACCAATGAAAAGATGGATGCCATCACGGCTTTGACGCTGTATCGGAATAAAGATCTGGTGGAAAAGGCCTTCGGCAATATCAAGGAACGGCTCAATCTGAGGCGACTCTTGGTTTCCTCAGAAAAAAGCCTGGATGGAAAACTCTTTGTGGCCTTCGTCGCGCTCATCTATTTGTCCTACCTCAAAAAGCAGATGCAGGATAAAGGAATGTTCAAAGATTACACAATGCAGTCTCTGCTGGACAAGCTGGACGTCATAGAGTGCTTTGAAAACCCAGGCCATGACTTGAGGGTTGGTGAGATTCTCAACAAACAGAGGTTGATCTATGAATTCATGGGTGTTGAGACCCCATCATAG
- a CDS encoding transposase, whose protein sequence is MYYDFLVKIPENTGKITVNRRGETTYIEYTYARHYNAEKKYNVPQRTTIGKQSRVDPAMMQPNQNFIKFFPEVALPDERNHSDRSSCLRVGAFLVIRKIMEEYKLPEILSDYWDNRGVGLFLDLAAYSIICENNAGQYYPDYAYNHPLLTEDMTIYSDSTVSRFLSSITSDDKVGFLNQWNASRNHREQIYISYDSTNKNCQAGDIEMAEFGHPKDDQGVPIFNYSIAYDVDNKEPLFYETYPGSIVDVSQLQFMLEKAKGYGYRKIGFILDRGYFSKKNIQYMDACQYDFVIMVKGMASFVEKIILKHKGSFEKKRSCVIPEYQAYGKTIQEKLYADDEMDRYFHLYHKVKKESAERGCLEDKIQKMAEFLKKQEGKSLTFGDAYHEYFEIFTHEKNDSTKKFLYAKEKSEVIEKEIDLCGYFVIVTSKKMTAAEALSLYKSRDASEKLFRGDKSYLGNKSLRVAGNESAAAKIFIEFVALIVRCKIYTQLKAMMKEMAKKPNYMTVPAALKELEKIEMVRQMDNVYRLDHAITATQKTILKAFGIDENYIKTSATRLSELLKAAAMPERDEEDGAYEEDNLY, encoded by the coding sequence ATGTACTACGATTTTCTCGTAAAGATTCCGGAAAATACAGGCAAAATTACGGTGAACCGGCGCGGTGAAACCACTTATATTGAATACACCTATGCCCGTCATTACAACGCCGAAAAGAAGTATAACGTTCCCCAGCGAACTACGATTGGAAAACAGTCCAGGGTGGATCCAGCGATGATGCAGCCAAACCAAAATTTTATCAAGTTTTTCCCAGAGGTCGCCCTGCCCGATGAACGGAATCATTCCGATCGCAGCAGTTGCCTTCGTGTCGGGGCATTTCTTGTCATTCGCAAGATCATGGAAGAATACAAACTACCTGAAATTCTTTCCGATTACTGGGACAACCGAGGTGTCGGACTGTTTCTTGATCTGGCTGCTTATTCTATTATCTGTGAAAATAATGCCGGGCAATACTATCCGGATTACGCCTACAATCATCCGCTCCTAACAGAGGACATGACGATCTACAGTGACTCCACGGTATCTCGGTTTCTCTCATCGATAACAAGCGATGACAAAGTCGGATTCCTCAATCAATGGAATGCATCCCGGAATCACCGGGAGCAGATTTATATTTCCTACGATTCAACCAACAAAAACTGTCAGGCCGGCGACATCGAGATGGCTGAATTCGGGCATCCCAAGGATGATCAGGGCGTCCCCATATTCAATTATTCGATTGCCTATGATGTGGATAATAAAGAGCCGCTATTTTATGAAACCTACCCCGGCAGTATCGTCGACGTGTCCCAGTTGCAATTTATGTTGGAGAAGGCAAAAGGATATGGCTATCGCAAGATTGGTTTTATTCTTGATCGAGGATATTTCAGCAAGAAAAATATTCAGTACATGGACGCGTGCCAGTATGATTTCGTGATCATGGTCAAGGGGATGGCTTCTTTTGTCGAAAAGATCATCTTGAAACATAAAGGCAGCTTTGAGAAAAAGAGGTCTTGCGTGATTCCTGAATATCAGGCCTACGGGAAGACGATTCAGGAGAAGCTCTATGCGGATGATGAAATGGATCGATATTTCCATCTCTATCATAAAGTGAAAAAAGAAAGTGCAGAGCGTGGATGCCTGGAAGATAAAATTCAAAAAATGGCGGAATTTCTAAAAAAACAGGAGGGAAAGTCGCTGACATTCGGAGATGCCTATCATGAGTATTTTGAAATCTTTACCCATGAAAAGAATGATAGCACAAAAAAGTTTCTTTATGCAAAAGAAAAGAGCGAAGTGATCGAGAAGGAAATTGATCTTTGCGGATACTTTGTGATCGTTACGTCCAAAAAAATGACAGCAGCAGAAGCGCTCTCGTTGTATAAGAGCCGAGATGCATCAGAGAAGCTATTCCGTGGAGACAAATCCTATCTGGGCAATAAAAGCCTGCGAGTCGCGGGTAATGAGTCTGCCGCCGCGAAGATATTCATTGAATTTGTGGCGTTGATTGTGCGGTGCAAGATTTATACGCAACTAAAAGCAATGATGAAAGAAATGGCAAAGAAGCCGAATTACATGACCGTTCCAGCTGCGCTGAAAGAGCTGGAAAAAATCGAAATGGTGCGGCAGATGGATAACGTATACCGGCTTGATCACGCCATAACCGCAACACAAAAGACGATACTGAAAGCCTTCGGTATCGATGAAAACTATATCAAAACCAGCGCAACGAGATTAAGTGAGCTGTTAAAAGCGGCCGCGATGCCAGAAAGGGATGAGGAAGATGGCGCGTACGAGGAAGACAATCTCTATTGA
- a CDS encoding ErpK protein produces the protein MRKMARTRKTISIDEKIAQAKDNFEKAKAKYDNAAKELEDLQEKQRSIQRTELIKAVEKSGKTYAEIMAFLGSID, from the coding sequence ATGAGGAAGATGGCGCGTACGAGGAAGACAATCTCTATTGACGAGAAGATAGCCCAGGCAAAGGATAATTTTGAAAAGGCTAAGGCCAAGTATGATAATGCCGCGAAGGAACTCGAAGACCTCCAGGAAAAGCAGAGGTCAATTCAAAGAACCGAACTGATCAAAGCTGTTGAGAAAAGCGGCAAAACTTATGCTGAAATCATGGCATTTCTTGGGAGTATCGATTGA